A genomic segment from Actinoplanes sichuanensis encodes:
- a CDS encoding DUF3616 domain-containing protein — MTVDYTVRLRFSDESQAAATHTNLSAVRLDGRALWIAGDETATIERLIADDAERPVEFGQEARFRLADFVDLPGVDADEEADVEGLARTGHFLWAVGSHSLRRKQIKDRHEGPKALRRLARVEGQANRQILVRLPVTEVDGVPTPVRELTVDGVPHRAACLSARDDLRRLLRDDEHLGPFLPIPGKDNGLDIEGIAVRDDRIFLGLRGPVLRGWAFVLELRPYVLADEPGRLRLHRFEDGLPYRKHVLDLEGLGVRDLCPAGNDLLVLAGPTMDLDGPVRIYRWHDACVAEVPTIVRHDLITRELELTFGEGDDHAEGLSLVGTDRVLVVYDSPAAVRLEADGAVVADVLKLP, encoded by the coding sequence ATGACCGTCGACTACACGGTGCGGCTGCGGTTCTCCGACGAGTCCCAGGCCGCGGCCACCCACACCAATCTCTCCGCGGTTCGGCTCGACGGGCGGGCGCTATGGATCGCGGGCGATGAGACGGCGACGATCGAGCGGCTGATCGCCGACGACGCGGAACGGCCCGTCGAGTTCGGGCAGGAGGCACGGTTCCGGCTGGCCGACTTCGTCGATCTGCCCGGCGTCGACGCCGACGAGGAGGCGGACGTGGAGGGGCTGGCCCGCACCGGTCACTTCCTCTGGGCGGTCGGCTCGCACAGTCTGCGCCGCAAGCAGATCAAGGACCGTCACGAGGGGCCGAAAGCGCTGCGCCGGCTGGCCCGGGTCGAGGGTCAGGCCAACCGGCAGATCCTGGTCCGGCTGCCGGTCACCGAGGTCGACGGGGTACCGACACCGGTTCGTGAACTGACCGTCGACGGGGTGCCGCACCGGGCCGCGTGCCTGAGTGCCCGCGACGACCTTCGGCGGCTGCTGCGCGACGACGAGCATCTGGGGCCGTTCCTGCCGATTCCGGGTAAGGACAACGGGCTGGACATCGAGGGCATCGCGGTCCGGGACGATCGGATCTTCCTCGGGCTGCGCGGGCCGGTGCTGCGCGGGTGGGCGTTCGTGCTGGAACTGCGGCCGTATGTGCTGGCCGACGAGCCGGGACGACTGCGACTGCACCGATTCGAGGACGGGTTGCCGTACCGCAAACATGTCCTTGATCTTGAAGGTCTGGGTGTTCGGGATCTCTGCCCGGCCGGGAACGACCTGCTGGTGCTGGCCGGGCCGACGATGGATCTGGACGGGCCGGTGCGCATCTACCGCTGGCACGACGCGTGTGTGGCGGAGGTGCCGACGATCGTGCGGCACGATCTGATCACCCGGGAACTGGAGCTGACCTTCGGCGAGGGCGACGATCACGCCGAGGGCCTGAGCCTGGTCGGGACCGATCGGGTGCTCGTCGTCTACGACAGCCCGGCAGCGGTGCGGCTGGAAGCGGACGGCGCGGTCGTCGCCGATGTCCTGAAACTCCCCTGA
- a CDS encoding GNAT family N-acetyltransferase produces the protein MDLRIQRCVVSNLRSRPKVLEIGPFVAGLDPDTESPFINYASPEPGVPITPADIAELISAFAGAGRKPRLEYVTSCAPELENLLLAAGFTVEERNQYLICPPDRLNEYPVPDGLILAEPTTDPDRAGVVAAQNAAFGDLPDEDSEVAVARMRRNQDRGGVVLGARTADGEWVGGGQAAPPNDNVSEVAGIAVREPFRRRGLGAAISAGVTRRLFDRGVEVAWLEASGDDSWRVYERVGYRPAGHRLYISREA, from the coding sequence ATGGATCTGCGCATCCAGCGCTGTGTCGTGTCCAATCTCCGTTCCCGGCCGAAGGTTCTCGAGATCGGCCCGTTCGTGGCCGGCCTCGACCCGGACACCGAGAGCCCTTTCATCAACTACGCCTCGCCGGAACCCGGCGTCCCGATCACGCCGGCCGACATCGCCGAGCTGATCAGCGCCTTCGCCGGTGCGGGACGCAAACCCCGCCTGGAGTACGTCACGAGTTGCGCCCCGGAACTGGAGAATCTGCTGCTCGCGGCCGGGTTCACCGTCGAGGAACGCAACCAGTACCTGATCTGCCCACCTGATCGGCTGAACGAGTACCCCGTACCGGATGGCCTGATCTTGGCGGAACCGACGACGGACCCGGACCGGGCCGGAGTGGTCGCCGCGCAGAATGCGGCCTTCGGTGACCTGCCGGACGAGGATTCCGAGGTCGCGGTGGCCCGGATGCGCCGCAATCAGGACCGGGGCGGGGTCGTGCTCGGTGCCCGCACCGCCGACGGCGAATGGGTCGGCGGCGGCCAGGCCGCACCGCCGAACGACAACGTCAGTGAGGTCGCCGGGATCGCCGTGCGCGAGCCGTTCCGGCGGCGCGGGCTGGGTGCGGCGATCAGCGCGGGTGTCACCCGGCGGCTGTTCGACAGGGGCGTGGAGGTCGCCTGGCTGGAGGCCTCCGGTGACGACTCGTGGCGGGTCTACGAGCGGGTGGGTTACCGCCCAGCCGGGCACCGGCTGTACATCTCCCGCGAGGCGTAG